GGGCATCCTACGGTTGAAATTGCGCTGTCTTCGCCTTAACTTTGGGATAAAGATGGCGTGTGTGTCCTTTTTGGAGAGCGCGATACTTCTTTTCCAAGGCATGATTAATTACCATATCAAACACATCATCACCACCGTCCATCCACCGATCAACGCTCTCTGAGAACGCAAGGAGCACCGTTACGTCGTCTGCGTCATCTCCGAGGCCAGCCGATGACGGCACCCAGTCAAACTCCAATCCACCCCGATCTCTGCCCAAATTAGCAACCATTCGCCAAATTAAACCACAATTATAATTATTACTTAATTAAATAACCATCCCCAAAATTCCAGCTAAGCAATTCCCTTCCCGAGGAAGCCAGCCGTTGTATTTCCcattttattcttaaaaaaaaggaatattaaaaaaaaatcccctCCTTTTTAAACCCTTCGTCACCAAGACACGGACCGACACCGCACcaacccctcctctctctcgctcgctgtAGTCGGGAGAGAAGCATGCAGCGGCAGTCGCTCGGGTCGCCGGGCGCGAAGCTCCAGATGAGCGGAGCCGCCGGCGGAGGGGACAAGGAGGAGAGGCGAAGGAGCGCTGGTGGAGCGGCGGCGGTGACGGTGCCGGAGGAGGAGCAGATCAAGGCCGAGAAGCTGATCCGATCGAACTCGAGGACGGAGAGATCCATCCACCTCATCCCTCTCCTCACCGTCCTCTGCTTGCTCCTCCTCTACCTCATCTCCCATGACCCCACGCCCATAGGTTTGGTCCTACAGATTTATTCGCAGGGAaaatctcctctcttctctctctttccctcacCGCTTTTCGCTATTTTTGCCAGAATTGGAAAAGCTCGGCGGCGACGCCCGTCTTCTGTTCGACAACGGTACAATGCCGGTCCTAGAACCTTCCGATCCTTTCTAGCGGATATCAGTTTCTTCACTTTTTCCTTAATTTCGTCTaactttttttgtttaaaaaaattctgTCGTTTTGCAGCGGGATCGTCGACGGAGATCGGGCGAAATATCGGGGCCGGGATCGGCGGCGTAACGGCGATTCGGAGTCATCGGGGGCTGAAGGAGGCGAGGAAGCTCCGGCACCGGAAGCTGGGGAGGTTCTCCTAATGGCCGCGCACGTGCGACGGCGTTTGGCTAGGCTCTCCGCACGTGAGTACTCCTGTCTTGACACGTGCCGGACTGTGCTGATCGAAACCAGGGGGTGATTTGCTTTGTTGTATGGGCGTCGGTTGCATTGATTCGCACTTGCGCTGGATTAATTCACTGTCAATACGataatttttctattattttgaaaaaataacaaaaaaaatgcccttatttttttttgtaaaactctattttttattttagtttaaaTAAATATCGATTTTAGTTTCCGATAGGGGTTCTGCTAACGGGCGTCCCGATGGTGCTTAGTAAAGCGTGCCGCAGGAACTGTGTTCCAGCTGTTATTTGGCTCCCACCGATTAACAGCTGGCGAGCATTATGAGAAGCATGCGGCAACTGTACGGAGCACCAAGGGGAGCCGGCGATCGATTCCGCTTCGCCGCAGGAGCAGCCTACGGGTCGTTATCATCCATTTGCGATGATGGATCGGTCCGTTGGTTGATTTAATCCCAAGTACATTGGATTACggggaggttttttttttttttttgggcacgCCAAAACGATACATGTCAAATATGaatacattcaaaaaaaaaaaaaaaaaaagtcaaaaatagAAAGTTTCGAAATACACCGGAGATAGAACCTTTTCAGAATAGTTAGTTATATACAAGCCTGCTCAATTTACTGTTTTGTTGGCTTGACGATATATGTGCTTTGTCTGTAAGGTTATTTCACTACTGATCATGGTTTGAATGTCTCTGAGCAAGTTTGTACTGTTAAATTATTGAAATTGATACGAAACCAACGATGCTATATGAGGCAATTATGTGAAACAATGAGCACAAACACGAGGAACGCCCTCATGTAACATTGTGGTGATATTGGTACATGGAGACCATACAAGAGTTATGTTTTGTAATGGTGGGGCAGGAGAAGGGATGTTTGATGCTTGTGAATTTTAGCTGTACGCGCCAGTGGAGCCTCGCTTTGATTGATTAGGAGTGTGGGGCGTTGGAGCGCCTGGTTCACATGCCGCCATACCTCTGGATCGTTCGTTAGACGTGACATCGCAGGACCGTCCTGGTCCCCATCCATGGCCAATGTGTCCGCTAACGTTAATGAATCCAGATCAAGTGGATGAAGAGAGTTTCCGGCACTTGGATGTTGACTTGGGTGCCGAGGAACCGAGTTTTGCACAAAACGATCCCCACGCAATATTACTTGGCTAGCTTTCATCTCTCTTTTaacctttaattttttttagttaagATAGATGAAAGCATGGATACAAATGATGTGGGGCCGTACTTATAAAAGATAGATGAAAGTATGTTTAATCCTACAtaagttattcgctggatagattttggatacttataaaagattaaaaaatttaaataatatcttctggctaGTTATTTTGAATGAGATCCTGAATTATTATAAATAACAAATGTAGCAAAATTCATAATTTTGGCCACTATTCTACGATTTTGGTCTTCGATGTTCTCCAATGGCCTGGTATTACCATTCAAAGAGGCAACACCGTTGAATTTGATTTTGTCTTATCTTGGTGCTCACGACCTTAGGAGAAAAAAAGCCATGCATATTGCAAGCTCATCTTTCGAACCAACTTCTCCCGTAAAGATAATACTAATTCTCACTTTTTCTAGTTTTCGCTTTTGCTGCAACAACTACATAAATCAATGGGTCATCTGAATTAATACATGGTTGCTTGGTCTTATCATGAAATAGACAACTTAACTCATTAGAAAGAATGGAAAGAAACATTAAatcggaaagaaaagaaaacaagggcCATTGGTTTATAATAAACCATTTTCAACGTGTTTCCGCCTATTCCTGGATTGGTGATGCAGGCTACTTCGGATTTGCAAGACAATAAATGGATTAGAGGACTCCTCAAATTAGCTCCAGCAACCGATGCTTAAGCTAAAGAAGATTTCTAGCATGAGACGAGGAAGATAAAATAGGAAGCATAAAGAGCTTAGTAACAATAGCTATAATAATATTAGAGACGCACCTTTCCCATAAAGACTCACAGGCTTATTTATAGCTATATATTCTCGAATTTTTTGTGAATTATATCTTAACAGCTTAGAGTCGTGCTATaactgtgaggatccgtgcaggcatatgtttagtcccatatcggttatctactgggtagatcttaggtGCTTATGCAGAATcatggaatccaaataataccgtCCGGCTAATTTTTTTGGTGAGattctaggttgttacaaaatggtatcagagcggacatGATCCATAACCTATGTGAGTTAGGAGACACCGCAACGCAGATCCATTGGGATGAGCATAGGTCGATCGTAGTGCTtgcaattagatttgaatagatttgaatcctTGCAATTAGGTCGATCGTAGTGCTTGCAATatgtttagaaaaaaatatcttcTTGAGCTACGGGGCTTCACGTCCGATGGCATGTAACTTCAGAGATTTTTTGATCAACTCATCTCGCTTCTCGACTTGATCCTACTTTCCGACTTGATCGAGATAGACTTGGTTCTGCTCCACTGAGTTCAACCAATCCGATCACATCATATCATCAGATGTACTTTCCACCGCATCACAGGAATTCTTTTCTAATTGTCAGGTGAGAGATATGCATACTAGTAGTTCACTAGTTCCCGAGAAACAAgcgcctaattcttatcatctTCACCTAATTAAATGCCACGGTAGCTTTCGTTTAAACTTCCTGCGAGCATTGTTTGCTCTCCTCGAATTGGAATTATACAGCAAATACAACGGGTAGAATAGCCCCATCACTGATCGACAAAGACTACCCTTAATTTACTCTACAATACTTTGGCTGGACTTATCTGGGGACTTTATCGTACGTGACCTCCCTTTGTTTGGTTGTCACAAGACAGGAAAGTGACGCTAAATTATTGCGAATGGATCAGAACAGAGCGATCAAGTGGGTCACTTTTCCGGGGCCACCTTTTCTAATCTAATTTATAACGGAGAAGGCGCCAGCCCCAACCACCGCTAGTACTATCAGTTTCTCTgtcaaccaaaaataaaaaaagactaataaaagggggagaatataaAAAGGGAAAAGAGACAGCATTCATGAGTTTTATGATGAGACGGTGCCTTTTTGTTATTTCAGAGAGTTCATGGCTTTGAAGTGGACATGGGAATTTCAATCGTAATGTAATAAATAATAACATTTGGGGATAAGGTGGGAATACTGTAATTTATAATTTGGAGGAACGTATTTGGTTTTATGAAGGTATTTatcaaattttctgcatgctcaatatctaaatattttctccttCACCGTCTACTTATTGAGTTCATCTTTCACCAGCTAGACATGAGGCTCTTCACACCCTATACAATATCTaacatcaatttttttattatttttaaactgTCCCAAAAGCTAATATTGGTAACTATATCCCATAAATTTTGTACCACCATCCTTGCTCATTCTAGTACTTATTATGCATTTCATAATTAGCTTTTTCTCATGATCAGATTATATTTAAAGCTCTTCAAGCAACATATATAGTTGGGACTCGATAAAAATTTGCTAAAAAAGTATCATCTTACAAAACATTACTATAAGAGCTTAACAAATTGCAAACATGAGCACAAGAacttcctctgtttttttttttaaaaagcagatttggcAATCAAATTCCTGTTTCATATAACCTTCAAATATATCGAGTGCCAATATTAATTTAATTAACTTCATGAACATCTAGTTAATTACGCTAGGAACCAAATCTTCATGCAATGTGTCTAATGCTAATTTTACATACCAAAGTTAGTTAcgaagataaaaaagaaaaacaccttTTCATCATTGCAATATTTTTGGACCCGTCGATGAGACAGGTGCAAAGTCCACATATTTCGGTAGTTTAACATATGACTCATcgcttagttttttttttttttttcttgattctagtggctatatatatatatttggtgtCAGAGCCcggtgtaccaaaaaaataaaaaaaataaaaaaacaggtGCAAACTCCGTTGCCCTGCCGTCTTAACGATAGGCGTCCCATCGGATTTATAAATATGGCTAAGATTCCTTCATCACGAGTCCTCTTACCTCGTTCCCGGGGCATCACATCTATTCGTCAGAACGGAGCACGGCGTGGTCTCGCCTTTTCCCAATCTAGTAGAAGTTCgcctttagtcccacatcggaaataAAGCAAGAGTTAAAAGTGCCGATGGGTATATGAAAGGCTGATCGCCTGCAGGTACAACCACGCAGCTGCGAGGTGGGCGCAGAGCGAACTATTCTTTCGCCTTTTACTAAAGAATACCGTGTGCCCGCCTCATAAAGCAGCATACGCCAATTTTTGGAGGGCTCCTCCCTTAGTGGGAAGTGGGCCCTAATAgttcttaaataaaatattgCAAGGGTTTTTTAGTAGATGTGTCGAGTCTggagtcaaaaataattttcaattaGTTCATctgatatatatgtatgcacaAAAGATTTgtataatttatatttagttatttttatattttaaaatattaataatttttaattttttaacttaAAGTAAACATACTATCAAATGAACAGTTTGTGCGTCGAGCCTAATAAGTAATTAAATCTAATAAAAACATCATACCCTTATATGTTATCTTAAAATTTCTATTTAACTTGATTAATGTGGCACCATAAACTTGACCTGATTGATCCAAGTAATAAATGACCCAACCTGGCTTAATCCTGATTTAGTTTAAGATGCGATGAGATCAGAGAAATCTAAAACGGCTCTCAGATTGAGTTGTGTTACAATTGGTAGATTAAAACAATTGTTTCAAATCTGCAGTCtccaaaggatttttttttttttttttttttgactcccACTGGTAATTGAAGTCCCCATGAAACCAATTTTTTGTTGCAGCGTAAGGAGCAACGACACAAAATGCAAAATTACTCGATATGATGGGAAGAAAACTTCCACCTCCTATCAGAAAAAGCTGTACTATAGTAAGAATGTAGAACATAAGGTGCAAGATTTCATTACACAGCAACACAACAGATAGGATTAGACGATCACCAGGCTTGCCACCAGATCTGATAGATTATTAAAGCATGTTATTGAAGATACAACTGAATCCATAATTAGACTGTAGAGGGAACATGAGGCCACTTCACATAATTACACTGTAAATCACTAAGCAGTTACCAAGCAACGAGTTCCATAAAATGATATGATGCACAAAATTTAGTTAAACTAATGCATAATTGCCATGGGGCAGAAAAGGCAAGCCTCAGACTCACAAATGGAGTTGAACCAAGTAACATTGCAAAGGCATAATGATAGTAGGGTCGTGAGGGTCTCCCCTCATCCGGCTCTCTGCAGGGGAATCTCTTACAAATCCGAAATGCCTACTAATGCTGGGGGGCTTCAGCCTGTTGAGTAAGAACTTAAAGAACTTCATCACTACCTTGATAGCAAGAACCAAAATGCAAGTCGTCAAGGTAGAAAGGTCAGGGTTTAAAATGATGCATCAGGGAGGAAATACAGAGAGACATATTTGTACCTATGAGCTACCTATTCTTTGCACACGTCTTCGACCTGATGATAATAACAAAGAGCTACACAAGTTATTAAACAACATCAACCAATTCACAGAAGACTGATTCTATGTTCACCACTAGAAACTGAATACACAAAACCATGTCCTTTTCTGTTATACAAAAACTCATAGGATCAATCCTTGAGCAGGTGCAGGCTTGTTAGAATGCTCACCCGTCGCAGCTGGCGGAGTCTCAGAGAGATGAACCTTTGCAAAGTCATTCTCCAAGCTCTCATGTTCTTGCTCAGCAGCAACTTTCTCTTTTGTCTTTGATCCAACATCACTTGCTGCCCTGGCCACCCTGTTGAAAGCACCGGTCACCCATGATGCCCCAGTGAAAACAAACCTGTTCTTCATAATGGCTGACCCAGCACTGCTGACCTTCAGCTCGGCAGCTGCAAAGGCTGACTTTGTCTTCTCAGAAACCTGAAACTTCTTATCCATTTCCCTGACCTTTTC
Above is a genomic segment from Phoenix dactylifera cultivar Barhee BC4 chromosome 2, palm_55x_up_171113_PBpolish2nd_filt_p, whole genome shotgun sequence containing:
- the LOC103714580 gene encoding uncharacterized protein LOC103714580; translation: MQRQSLGSPGAKLQMSGAAGGGDKEERRRSAGGAAAVTVPEEEQIKAEKLIRSNSRTERSIHLIPLLTVLCLLLLYLISHDPTPIELEKLGGDARLLFDNAGSSTEIGRNIGAGIGGVTAIRSHRGLKEARKLRHRKLGRFS